A region of Candidatus Poribacteria bacterium DNA encodes the following proteins:
- a CDS encoding LamG domain-containing protein: protein MRKFVICLCAVYLVGSFQSVSTAEELEGLVVYFAFEEGAGKTVKDLSGNKQDGKLEGDTSWTDGKFGKAVNFGGKDGIVRVEHSDAFEFTDGITIAAWIKPTLKAGPGTWQLIAAKGPDVQEFFEVLLHPDGFIWMGWKLTGGRNVPAQSPRDVVKDKWQHVAVSFQSGKWWTIYLDGEVLIDYPKTGDKLVPIDAPLMLGTEEPPALNRYYNGIIDEFALFNRGLSQDEIKEIQGNIQEILAVEPDAKLPTTWGLLKQRYEGRNKSN from the coding sequence ATGCGTAAATTTGTAATTTGCCTGTGTGCTGTGTATCTGGTAGGGAGTTTCCAAAGTGTTAGCACAGCCGAAGAATTGGAAGGTTTAGTCGTCTATTTTGCTTTTGAGGAGGGGGCGGGTAAGACTGTCAAAGATCTCTCTGGTAACAAACAGGATGGGAAATTAGAGGGCGATACGTCGTGGACGGATGGTAAATTCGGGAAAGCGGTTAATTTCGGCGGCAAGGATGGGATTGTTCGGGTAGAACATTCTGACGCGTTTGAATTTACCGATGGGATTACGATTGCCGCTTGGATTAAGCCGACTTTGAAAGCGGGGCCCGGTACATGGCAACTTATTGCGGCGAAGGGACCTGATGTGCAAGAATTTTTCGAGGTGCTGCTCCATCCGGACGGTTTTATATGGATGGGATGGAAGTTGACAGGTGGACGTAATGTCCCCGCACAGAGTCCTCGTGATGTTGTTAAAGATAAATGGCAGCATGTTGCCGTTTCCTTTCAGAGCGGGAAATGGTGGACGATCTATCTTGATGGTGAAGTATTGATAGATTACCCTAAGACCGGTGATAAACTGGTGCCGATTGATGCCCCGCTTATGCTTGGCACTGAGGAACCCCCGGCTCTCAATCGCTACTATAACGGTATTATTGATGAATTCGCTCTCTTTAATCGTGGTCTTTCACAAGATGAGATTAAAGAGATTCAGGGTAATATCCAAGAGATTTTGGCTGTTGAACCGGATGCAAAATTGCCAACGACGTGGGGGCTTCTCAAGCAGAGATATGAGGGACGTAATAAGTCAAATTGA
- the dnaK gene encoding molecular chaperone DnaK, which yields MSKVIGIDLGTTNSCVAVLESGDAKVIENAEGNRTTPSIVGFTSDGERPVGQVAKRQAITNPQNTIFSIKRFMGRKYNEIGDDASRVPYELKADKDGDVAVNIDGKDYSPPEISAMVLRKMKETAEGYLGEEVTKAVVTVPAYFNDAQRQATADAGKIAGLEVERIINEPTAASLAYGLQSEGDKKIAVYDLGGGTFDISILEIGDGVFEVKSTNGDTHLGGDDFDQAVIDWMAQEFLSSQGIDLRNDQMALQRLKEAAETAKCELSSTLQAEINLPFITVDAAGPKHLNLTLTRAKLEQITDDLVQRSLDPCRQALADAEMQPSDIDEVILVGGQTRMPKVQEAVQQLFGKEPHKGVNPDEVVAIGAAIQGGVLAGDEEVKDILLLDVTPLSLGIETLGGMFTRLIDRNTTIPTKKSNTFTTPENNQTSVDVHVLQGEREQAVYNKTIGRFRLSELPPAPRGVPQIEVAFDIDANGILNVAAKDTATGKEQKITITASSGLSDAEIDQMVKDAEAHAEEDKQKREEVEARNRADSMVYETEKNLGEFGDKVDDASKEKVNAAVARVKQALEADNHAEIQSSTEELTQVWHEVSAQMYQQTADADPGAATEDPSAADATTDTPESDVVDAEYEVVDEDEKKERS from the coding sequence ATGAGTAAAGTCATTGGAATTGATTTAGGTACAACAAATTCATGCGTAGCCGTTTTAGAGAGCGGCGATGCCAAAGTAATTGAGAACGCCGAGGGAAACCGGACAACCCCTTCGATTGTTGGTTTTACCAGCGACGGTGAACGTCCCGTTGGACAAGTTGCCAAAAGACAAGCTATCACGAATCCACAAAATACAATCTTTTCGATTAAAAGGTTCATGGGACGAAAATATAACGAGATTGGTGACGATGCCTCGCGCGTCCCTTATGAATTAAAAGCCGATAAAGATGGCGATGTCGCTGTAAATATTGATGGCAAGGATTATTCACCGCCCGAAATCTCCGCTATGGTTTTACGGAAAATGAAGGAGACTGCCGAGGGGTATCTCGGAGAGGAAGTCACGAAGGCGGTTGTCACCGTGCCTGCCTACTTTAACGATGCTCAACGTCAGGCGACAGCAGATGCAGGCAAAATCGCTGGGTTAGAGGTTGAACGGATTATCAACGAACCTACGGCTGCATCCCTTGCTTATGGGCTACAGAGTGAAGGCGACAAGAAGATTGCTGTCTATGATCTTGGCGGTGGTACGTTTGATATTTCTATTCTCGAAATCGGGGATGGGGTCTTTGAAGTGAAAAGTACCAACGGCGATACGCATCTCGGCGGGGACGATTTCGACCAAGCTGTTATTGACTGGATGGCACAGGAATTCCTCAGTAGCCAAGGCATTGATCTGCGCAACGATCAGATGGCGTTGCAACGCTTAAAAGAAGCAGCAGAAACCGCAAAATGTGAACTTTCCAGTACGCTACAAGCAGAAATCAACCTGCCGTTCATCACTGTTGATGCCGCTGGTCCGAAACACCTTAACTTGACGCTCACCCGCGCGAAACTGGAGCAGATTACGGACGACCTCGTCCAACGTTCGCTGGACCCGTGCCGACAGGCACTTGCCGATGCAGAAATGCAACCTTCTGACATTGATGAAGTCATCCTTGTAGGTGGACAGACACGTATGCCGAAAGTCCAAGAAGCCGTGCAGCAGCTCTTCGGCAAAGAGCCACACAAAGGGGTCAATCCGGATGAAGTTGTCGCCATCGGTGCCGCAATTCAAGGGGGTGTCCTTGCAGGCGATGAGGAAGTCAAAGATATTCTTTTATTAGATGTCACGCCTCTCTCACTTGGGATTGAAACGCTCGGTGGGATGTTCACGCGGTTGATTGACAGGAACACAACGATTCCGACCAAAAAATCGAATACCTTCACGACGCCGGAGAACAATCAGACCTCGGTGGATGTGCATGTCCTTCAAGGCGAACGGGAACAGGCGGTTTACAACAAAACGATCGGACGTTTCCGCTTGAGCGAATTGCCACCCGCACCGAGAGGTGTACCGCAAATCGAAGTAGCGTTTGATATTGACGCAAACGGTATCCTCAATGTGGCTGCCAAAGATACCGCGACCGGCAAGGAGCAGAAGATTACCATTACTGCATCCTCTGGGCTCTCCGATGCCGAGATCGATCAGATGGTGAAAGATGCGGAAGCGCATGCCGAGGAGGATAAGCAGAAACGTGAAGAAGTTGAGGCTCGCAACCGTGCCGATTCGATGGTTTACGAAACAGAGAAAAACCTGGGCGAGTTCGGCGACAAGGTAGATGATGCCTCCAAGGAGAAAGTGAACGCTGCTGTTGCGCGTGTCAAGCAGGCGTTAGAGGCGGACAACCATGCAGAAATTCAATCCTCAACGGAGGAGTTGACGCAGGTCTGGCATGAGGTCTCTGCACAGATGTATCAGCAAACAGCGGACGCAGATCCCGGTGCTGCTACAGAAGATCCATCCGCTGCTGATGCGACAACTGACACTCCTGAAAGTGATGTCGTTGACGCTGAATATGAAGTCGTTGATGAGGATGAAAAGAAAGAAAGAAGTTAG
- the mdh gene encoding malate dehydrogenase — protein MARKKISVIGAGNVGATAAFLIAQKQLGDVVMIDIVDGVPQGKALDMAQMGPVELFDAAVDGDLDYAATAGSDLVIITSGSPRKPGMTREDLLQTNANIVGSVTENVVKESPDCIIMMLTNPLDIMTYHAWKVSGFPSHRVVGQAGVLDSARFRYFISLELGVSVEDIHALVLGGHGDTMVPLPRYTTVNGIPIPQLIPEDRIEAMAQRTRDGGAEIVNLLKTSGYYAAGSSLAQMAEAIILDKKRLLPCSAHLTGQYGIDDLYIGVPIKLGGNGVEEILEIELTDDELGSLQHSAQTYREGIALLGY, from the coding sequence GTGGCAAGAAAAAAAATCAGTGTTATCGGTGCAGGGAATGTTGGCGCAACAGCGGCGTTCCTGATCGCACAAAAACAACTTGGGGATGTCGTCATGATAGACATCGTTGACGGAGTCCCACAAGGCAAAGCATTAGACATGGCACAAATGGGTCCCGTGGAACTGTTTGATGCCGCAGTTGACGGAGATCTGGATTACGCTGCAACCGCAGGCTCGGACTTAGTAATTATTACATCAGGCTCCCCACGTAAACCGGGGATGACACGCGAAGATCTGTTGCAAACGAACGCCAATATCGTCGGAAGCGTCACAGAAAACGTTGTGAAAGAGTCGCCAGACTGTATCATCATGATGCTTACGAACCCGTTGGACATCATGACCTACCACGCATGGAAGGTTTCAGGGTTCCCATCACACCGTGTTGTCGGTCAGGCAGGTGTGTTGGATTCGGCACGGTTCCGTTATTTTATCTCACTTGAACTTGGTGTATCTGTAGAAGACATCCATGCGCTCGTCCTCGGTGGACACGGCGACACGATGGTTCCGCTCCCGCGCTACACCACCGTCAATGGCATTCCTATTCCGCAGCTCATTCCGGAAGATCGTATTGAAGCGATGGCACAACGGACACGCGATGGTGGTGCTGAAATCGTCAACCTCCTAAAAACGAGTGGATACTATGCCGCCGGTTCCTCATTGGCACAGATGGCAGAGGCGATCATTCTGGATAAGAAACGACTGCTCCCCTGCTCTGCACACCTCACCGGACAATACGGTATCGACGACCTCTATATCGGGGTTCCGATTAAACTGGGTGGAAACGGTGTAGAAGAGATTCTCGAAATCGAATTAACGGACGACGAACTCGGGTCCTTACAGCACTCGGCACAAACGTATCGGGAAGGGATTGCGTTGTTGGGATACTAA